GTTGGCGCCTACCGCGAGCTGCCCGAGCGAGCCGCTGGACCGCGCCACATTGAGCCCGATCGCGGCCTGGATGCCCTCCGCCTTTCCGTGCGCCCAGTTGCCGCCCACGGCCAGTTGCGTGCCCGACATGTCGCCCCGCACCACGTTGGCGCCCAGGGCCAACTGCAACCCGTCCACCTTGTCCGTGGCCACGTTCGCGCCCAGGGCCATCGCCACGCCGTCCAGCCGCGCCATGCGGGACACGCCCATGGACACGGAGAGATGGTTGTCCACCGGCTCGCCGGCGTTCATCAGGTCATTCGTCTGGAGGCCGGGGAACAAGCCCACGTTGAAGAAGCGCGAGCGGTGCCCGCTGCCCGCCGCTGCGACGTCCGCCACGCCGGCGCCGGCGCCCGACGAAAGACTCGCCGGCAGGGGCCCACCGCCGCGCATGGCCGTCAGCTCCCCCTGCACCGCGCGGAAGGCGGAGGCCGCCAGCACGGTCCGGCCGCCCTCCCCCAGCTCGAACTCCGCCTGCGAGGTCTGGTCCAGCACCTTGCGCATCACCGAGTAACGGCCCTTCTGCAGCCCCAGCTCGGTGGTGCGGCCCGCGTACTTCTTCAGCTCCACCACCAGGCGTCCCTGGGAATCACGGACGTAGAGCCGCCCGTCCACCAGGTCCCCCAGGACGAGCACCGCGGCGGTGGAGCGCAGGTCCGTCATCACCAGGTCGCCCGTGCCCGCCAGCTCGATGTCATACGCGGGGTGCTGCGCCCCGGCCCGCGTCTCTTCCGTGCGGGCCAGCGTCTCGTGGAAGGCGAACTGGTAGGCCTCGTGCAGCGTCACCCGGCCGTCCCCTGAGACGTCCGCCGCGCCGCGCAGGCCGGACACCAGGTTGTGGGTGAAGAACGAGCCGCCGATGCGGTCGGACTCCTGGGACACCTCATCCTCGGAAGACGACGTGAGGATGGCATGGCCTCGCACCGCGGAGGACGCATCCACCATGAAGGCCGGACGCCGCACTCCGCCCTTCTGGCGGGCCAACGTGCCGGACGCGCACGAGTCCAGGATGGCGATGCGCACGTCGGCGGGAAGCGACTCCAGCGCCTTGCGCAGCTCGCGGTAGCCGAAGCGGTCCTTCTGGAGGAGCAGCCCCTGCTCGTCGGAGTGGCCCGAATAGTAGACGAGCGCCTCGATGCGCGTGCCCGGCGTGGTCGCCGCCGCCAGCATCGCCTTGAAGCGGACCAGGGCGGCCTCCAGCGCCGCGCGGTCGCCCTCCATCAGCAGCAGCTTGTCCTTCGGCTGCACCCCTCCGAGTTCCTCCAGCACGTCGCCGAACGAGCGCGCATCGGTGACGGCGTACCGGAGCCGGGCACGGCCCTCGCCCCCGTCGTTGACGCCCACCAGCAGCGCGAAGCGGCGCACCGACGCCTGCGGCGCCGAGGCCGAGGGCGCCGCGGCGGCCAGGGCGGGCACGAGCAGGAGCGAAAACAGGAGGGACCGCGTCATCACCGCACCTTTTCCAACGTGAAGGACGTCTGGCCCAGGGTATCCGGAAGTGGCAGCGGCAGGGTGCGCGCGTCGGTGGGCCGCCGGGCAAGCGCGCGCGCCGCCTCCAGGACCGACGCCACCTCCAGGGGGGCATCGGACGTCACGAAGAGGAAGCGCTCGAAGTCCGGCGCGTCATCGAGCTCGTAGGCATGGGTCAGCGGCACCGCCTCGCCGGGGCCCAGCTCCGTGCTTCCCGACAGCGTCGAGGGATGGTGCAGCGTCACGGCGCCGCGCCCATCCACCGACACCACGACACCATGGCGGCTTCCACCCGACACGTAGCTGAGTTGCAGGACGTCACCGCTGCGCGCCCGCGCCTGTTCACCGAGCAACTCCGGCTCGCCCGCGCCCTGCCGGTGGACCCGCAGGCGCGGCCCACCCTTGATGCGCACGGTGTCCAGCATCACGATGAGCGGCACCGGTGAATTGGACGGCTCCGGCTGCTCCTCCGGCGCGGACATGAAGAGCAGCGCCAGCGAGGCGGCCACGGGGACGCTGAGTGACAGCCCATGCCACCCTTGCGAGTTGCCGCGCCGCACCGTCTCCGTGCGGCCCTGGGACTCGCGCTCGCGCCGGGCCACCTCGGCGGCGACTTCGGCGGGCGGATGACGCGCCAGCGTCTGGCGGGAGTCCGCTTCCAGCCGAGCCAGCCTCGCGGCGCCACCGGGCTCGCGCTCGAGCCGGGCTCGCGCGGCGGACAGCGCCTCTGGCGGCAGTTCGCGCAGGATGATTCGCTCCAGAAGCCAGTCAGGGGTGCCAGGGGCCATGCGCAGTGCGTCTCCAGCGCGGCGAAAAGCCCTCGGTCCCGTGTCCTGCCGCCTCCGGCCTCGCGCGTCTCCTGGAACACCAGCCCCTCAAGAATCTGTCACCCGCCTCCGCTCACAGGGTGAGGACCATCAACTCCTCATCGAGGAACGTCTCCCCCACCTTCAGCGCGTTGGGCTCCACGCCATAGGTCCGGAACCCCAGTGAGCGGTACAGGGCGTGCGCGGGCGCGTTCCCCACCGAGACTGCGAGCAGCAGGCACTTGAGGCCGCCCATCTTCCGCGCCTCGTCGATGAGCGAGGTCAGCAACCGCCGGCCCACGCCTCGCGAGCGGACCTCCGGCGCCACGTACATGCCCCACACCACCGCCTTGTGCGCCAGCCGGGCCCGGGACTCGCGCTTCAGCCCCAACGCGCCCACGAGCTGCCCACCGTCGAAGGCGCCCAGGACACACTGAGACGCCCCCACCAGCCAGCCACGCACGGTCTCCAAGGACAGCGCCGCCTCCTCCTCCACCGAGGCCGCGAAGGACTCCGGGTTGTCCCGCAGCCCCCGCAGCCGCAGCGCCTTGAACGCCTCCGCGTCCTCCGCCACCAGCCTGCGGATGACGAGCTGCGTCGGTCCGGCGCCGTGGCCCTCCGCCTTCAGGAGCGCCGTGTACCCCGAGATGAAGTCCGGGTAGCGCGGCGCCCAGCCCAGCGATTTCAGGCGCGCGTTGGAGATGTCGCGGTCACCTCTCACCGTCTCGTTGAGCTGCTCCAGGGGAATGCGGGGCGGCATCGGCACGCCCAGGCGCTGGCTGAGCCAGGCCACTGGCTCCTCGGTGGGCGCGGAGCGGTCATCCGCGACGCAGTACAAGGCGCCGGGCTCGCCGCGCGTCAGCACCACGCGAATGGACTCCACCAGGTCATCGACGTAGATGCGGGAGATGCGTCCGCCGCCGCCTTCCGGCAGCCGGAGCGACCCCGACAGCAGGCGCGTGTGAATGCCGCGCCCGGGCCCGTAGATGCCGGCGATGCGCATCACCATGGCGCCCAGCGGCAGGTAACGCGACTCCGCCTCGATGCGCTCGCGCGACGACGGCGTGGACAGCTCCACCGGGGTTTCCTCGTCCACGTGGCCCCGCGCACGGCCATAGACGCCGGTGGAGGACAAGTAGACGAGCCGCGCTGGAACCTGGTCGGCCAGCGCCGAGGCGATGCGCGTGTCCAACCCCGCGTCGGGCGGCACCGAGACGACGACGTGAGCCCCCGCCGTGCGCGTCAGCGCATCTTCCAGGTCGGTGACGCGGGCCCCGGCGCGCTCCAGCTCGGCGCGGCGCGCGGCGTCGCGCGTGGCCGCCAACACGTCGCGCCCTGCGCGGGCCTCCGCCACGGCGAGCCGCGTGAGCGTGTACCCAGACCCCAGGAGGACGAGAGGAGGCATCATGTCCCCGCGATAGCGAGACCGCGGGGACAGTGCAAGCGACGGTTACGGCGCGCCTACAGCTCCGCGCTCGCGCGCGGGTCGATGATGCCGCACTCCTTGATTTTGTAGAGGAGCGCCTTGTAGCTGATGCGCAGCTTGGTGGCCGCGCGCCGCTTGTTCCACGCCGTGCGTTGGAGCATGGCGAGAATCGCCTCGCGCTCGGCCAGCATCGCCGCCCGCTTGCCGATGTCCTTCAGCGACAGCTCCCCGGTGGGCGCGGGCGGCGGCGGCGGCTGCGGCACGTCGAAGGGATTGACGTAGCGCGGCGCGGGCACCACCGCGTTCGCGGACTCCATCACCATGGGCGCGTGCGCGGGCGGAGCCAGCGGCGCGACGGACGCCAGGCCGAAGGCGGCGCCGCGCGACGGCATCTCCAGCACCTGCACGGCGGGCGGCGGCGTGCGGAAGCCCTCGTCGTGCGCGCGGCCAAAGGGGCCACCGTCGTCACCCGCGTAGGACGTGGGCAGGGACGGCGCGCTCGCGGGAGCGCGGACCGCGGCCCGCAGCTCGTCGAGCACCAGCGTCGGGTCCTTCAGCACGCACAACCGGCGGACCATGTTCTCCAGCTCGCGCACGTTGCCCGGCCAGTCGTAGTCCGCGAAGGCGTGCAGCACCTCCGTGGGCAGCTCGGACACGCCGCTGAGGTAGCCGCGGCCGTACTTCTTGAGGAAGTGGTCCGTCAGCGGAACCACGTCCTCGCGGCGCTCGCGCAGCGCCGGCAGGCGGATGGCCACCACGTTGAGGCGATAGAAGAGGTCCTCGCGGAAGTTGCCCAGCGCGATTTCCTTCTCCAGGTCGCGGTTGGTGGCCACGACGACGCGGCTGTCCACGCGCACGCTCTTCTTGCCACCGACGCGGAAGAACTCCTCGTCCTGGAGCACCTGGAGCAGCTTGGCCTGGAGCCGGATGGCCATTTCGCCAATCTCGTCCAGGAAGATGGTGCCCTGGTCGGCCAGCTCGAACTTGCCGGGCTTCTCCGCGGTGGCGCCGGTGAAGGCGCCGCGCTCGTGGCCGAACAGCTCGCTCTCCAGCAGCTCGCCGGGCAGCGCCGCGCAGTTCACCTTGATGAACGGACGGTTGCGCCGCTGGCTGCGCGCGTGGATCTCCCGCGCGATGACCTCCTTGCCCGTGCCGGACTCCCCCAGCAGCAACACGGGGACGTCCGTGTCGGCGATGCGCTCCACCAGCGCACGCGCGCGGCGCATGGCCGGCGAGGTGGAGATGAGGACGCGCTGCTCCTGCGCCGAATCCACCACCGGAATCACCGTGCGCGAGGGCAAGATGGGCGCCACGGCCTGACGCTCCGGCGCCCGCGTCCCCAGGGCCCGGGCCAGCGCGTCCTGGAGCTCGTCGTTGCCGAACGGCTTGGCCAGGTAGTCGCTGGCGCCCATCTTCATCGCCCGAACGGCGTCGTCCGCCCCCGCCAGCGCGCTGAGCACGATGACGGGCGCGCCGCCGCCCATGGACTGGTAACGGCGCAGCACTTCCAGGCCGCTCATCTCGGGCATCACCACGTCCAGCAACACCGCGTCGAAGGAGCCCCCTGAGAGCATCTCCAGCGCCTGGGTGCCACTCGCGGCACAGCGCACCTGGTACCCCGCACTTCCGAGCAGCTCGGACAGAAACGTGCGCACCGCCTCTTCGTCATCCACCACCAGCACCGCGATCCGGTCCATCCCCTCGCCTCCACTCGCCCGCTGCATCGAAGTCCTACCCACCCTCACACCGACAGCCGGGACGTGCTCCCGACCATCCGGCGATACTCACGCGCGCGTCGCATGTCCTGCTGCGCCGCGCTCAACAGCTGCGTGGGCGTGCCCACCGAATCCGGGAAGCTCACCGTTCCCAGCTCCAGTGACGTGCGCACCACCTTCCCCTCCACCTGGAAGCGGGCCGTGTCGAAGCGCGCCGCCACGCGGGATACCACCTCCTGAACCGACTCCGCGGGCGTTCCCGGGAGCATCAGCGCGAATTGACAGTCACCCACCCGTGCCACCGCGTCCGCGTCGCGCACCGTCTGCCCCAACACCACCGCGCTGTACACCAGCAGACGCTCCGCCATGCCGCGTCCAAACTCCTTGCGAAAGGCCGACCAGCCCCCCACTTCCGCCGCCACCACGGAGAATCCACCGCCGTAGCGCTCCGCCCGCCGCGCTTCCAGGCTGATGAGCTCCAGCAGGAAGGGCCGGTTGTAGAGCCCCGTCACCGGGTCATGAAGCGCCTGGGCCGTGCCGGCCTCCTCCCCCGCGGCGGCCCGCAGCACCGCGTCCTTCAGCTTCAGTTGCGCGTGAAGCTTCGTCGCCAGCTCCGAGCCACTGCCCGAACGAGGCACCAGGTCCACGCACTGCCCCCGCTCCAGGCAGTACCGCCGGGCCTCGGCGTCCCGCTCATCCACCAGGTAGAGCAGCGGCACCGCGCCATGGCTGAGCTGCCGCAACCGGCGCGCGACCTGGACGGCCGCGAAGTCAGGCGCCTGCGCGGCCAGCAGCACCGCGGCTGGTCGGATGACCTCGAAGAGTGGCACCGCCGCGTCGAAGCGCGTCACGGGCACCACCCGGAAGCCGGCCTCCGCCAGGAGCAGCCGGGTCTGTTCCAGGTCTGCCGCTCGTGGCTCGACGACGAGCACGGTGGGCGGCTGTCCGGCCTTGCCCACTCGCTTCCTTCGCACACCCACCGTTCCACCTTCCCGCGTGAACTTTTCTCCGCCGCTTTTCGAGGCCCACCCCGGATTTACAGCCTCGAACCCCATCCTGACTTCCACATCCCCTCGAATTTACTAGAGAAGGGAAGCGGGCTACCCATTCTGGGCAGCGGATTTAGCAATGGTTGTGCCACCTTTGACCTCATGCAGCCGCGCCTCGAACTCCGCGGCGTCCACGCGGTGCTTGAAGGCAGGCACCCCTTCGATGACGACCACGGGGATGTCGTAACGCCAGGCGGTGAAGGCCTCCGCATCCTCCAGGATGGAGATGATCCGCAGCTCGAAGGGGATGCGAGCGCGCACGGACTCCACGACGGCGGCCGCCTTGTCACAGAGGGAGCAATTGGGTTTCGAGTAGATATCGACGCGCATGCGGGGCAGGATGAACGGTTAATGCGTGGCTTGTCTGGCGACTTCTCGACGATGCCTCTCAAGGACCTCGTCGTCTATCTTGGGAACCGGCGAGCGACGGGGTCCCTGAAGGTGGAGCGTGGGGACGTGCGCAAGCAACTCGAACTGCGCGAAGGCCATGTGGTCAGCGCCAGTTCCAACCAGCCGCGCGAGTTCTTCGGTCAGTTCCTCATCAATATGGGGCACCTGACCGAGGACCAGCTGGAGAAGGCGTTTTCGACCCAGGCGCAGACGCGCATCTTCCTGGGGAAGATCCTGGTGATGACGGGGCTGGTGCCGGAAGCCACCGTTCGCGGCACGCTCAGCCACAAGTTCCGGGAGATGATTCTCGACGCCTTCCATTGGGAGGACGGCGACTTCCTCTTCGAGGCGGCGGACACGGCGCCAGAGGTCGCGGGACTGGAAGTCAGCGTGGACCTGCTGGACGTCCACCGCGAGGGCGAGTTCCGGGAGACGGCCTGGCAGGCCATCCACGCCGTCTTCCCCTCCGGCGCGGTCCGGCTCTCGGTGGACGAGCGCAAGCTGCCCGAGCGAAAGCCCGGGAGCATGGACGAGCGCATCGTCCAGCTCATCAAGGAAGGCCTCACCATCGACGGCATCGCGCTGGCGCTGCACGCCACGGACTTCTTCCTCTACCAGCGGCTGTATGCGCTCTATCGCCTGGACGCGGTGAAGGTGTCCGACGAGCCGCCCGAGTCCGAGATGTCCGTGGTGGAGGAGGAGAACGGAGAGCGGGGCATCATCGGCTCGGAGACGTCGTCGGACGAGGTGCTCCAGGCCGCGCAGCTCTTCCTCGACGCGGGCAACGCGCGGGACGGCGAGGCGCTGGCGCGGCGAGCGCACGAGATGTCGCCCTCCCCTCGCACGGCGGAGTTCGTCAAGGCGGCCCAGGAGAAGCTCCTGGAGCACCTGCGCCGGGAGCTGGCCGACCCGCCCAGGGTCCCCACGCTTCAGGTCGCGCCCGGGCACCTGAAGACGCTCCAGCTCTCCGCGCCGGAGCGCTACCTGCTGTCACGCATCGATGGACGGCGCGACGTGGCCGCCATCGTCCACGTGTCGCCGCTGCAGGAGCTGGATGCGCTGAAGTACTTCGCCGGCTTCGTGGACGCGGCGCTGGTGAAGCTGGCGCCGCGCTGACGGCAGCGTCAGTGCTTGCCAGCGGCGGAGGCCGGGGCCGTCATCTCCACCGGCGCGGGCATCCGCTCCAAGCCCAGGCGGAGCGCCTCGCGGCCCAGCCAGGTGCCCCGGATGCGCCACTTCGGGTCATTGACGATGATGGCGGCCACGGCGACACGCGGGTTGTCCTTGGGCGCGAAGCCCACGAACCACGAGTAGTCGCGGAAGGGCTCGCGATCCGCCAGTGAGCCCGTCTTGCCCACGGCGTCATCCACGCGGAAGCCACGCTCGCGGAACACGGCGCGCGCGGTGCCGCTGGTGACAGTCTCTTCCAGCATCGCCGTGAGGTCCTTCGCGACCTCCGGCGTGAGGACGGGCTCGCCTTCCACCGGGAGCAGCGGCGCCGGGCCCTCGGGCTCGAAGAGGATGGGGTCCACCCAGCGGCCCTCGTTGGCGGCCACCGCGGCGACGAGCGCGCCGTGCAGCGGGGACAGGTACACGTCCCCGAAACCCGCGCCCGTGTTGGCCAGGCTGAACGTCTCCTCGGGGATGGCGGCGAGCGACACATCCGTCGGCACGGGGAACTCAATCTCACGGTTGAAACGGAAGCGGGCCGCCATGCGGCGCAGCGAGTCCACCGTGAGGTGCTTGTTCGTCAGCTTGGCGAAGATGACGTTGGCGCTCTTGCCCATGGCCAGCGCCAGCGAATAGCAGGAGCTGTCCCGCTCGCTGTCCTGCAGGTGCTTCTCGGAGATGCGCCGCTTGCCGCCGTGGAAGCACTCTTCGGTATCCGGCGTGACGCCGGCCTCCAGCAGCGCGCCGCCGGTGATGACCTTGAAGATGCTGGCCGCGGGGAACACCGCGCGAACCGGCAGCCCTCGCAGCTCCGGCCTCGCCGCCGAATGCTCCGCCAACGCCAGCACCCGTCCGGTGGACGGCTCCAGCACCACGGCCGCGCCGTAGGGCGTCTCGTAGTTGCGGAGGATCTGCGTCAGCGACGCTTGCAGCACCGGGTCGATGGTGAGCTGCTTCTTCTTGCCGCCCTTCTCCTTCACCACCAGCTTCCCGCCCTCCAGCGTCGCGCGCCCCATGAGGTCCGCGGACTTGGGAAGCGGCTTCACCGTGGCGATGGGCGGCGCCTTCTCGCGCGAGGGCACGGGCACGGGGGGCACCATCCCCGGCTCCGCGGCGAGCGCCGCCAGTCCGCCGTCCGGCGACTCGCCCCCGAGCACCGCTGCGGCGGAGACGGCGGCGGATCCGGAAGTCCCCGCATCAGGCTGGGCGCCCTGGGACGCCGTGGCGGCCCCGGACGTCCCCGCGTCCGCCTGGGCGGCCTGCGACGCCGTGCCAGGGGCGGCGACCACCACCCCACCGTCTTCGGAGACACCGGCGGACGCGGGCTGCTCCGGCTCGGTCGCTCCAATGACGAGGACCAGGGGGAGCAGCGCGGCGGCGGACAGGAGACGGCGGTGGAAGCGCATTGCTACGAGGGGCTCCGGGGGGTGAGCGACGGCTGGATCCTACCGGCTGGGGGCGCGCTGTCCACGGATGCCTCCCTGGTCGCTTCCGTCCCTCGGTGAAATCAGAAACTTGGCGGAGGGGTGTGCAACTCCGCTAGGTTCGCCCACACTTTGGACGGATTGAAAGAAACGGTGGTCATCTGGAGCGCCGAGCTCCGCCGGGCCGTGCGCAGTGGCCGGACGGTGGTGCTGCTCGGCCTCTACAGCATGTTCTCCGCGTTGGTGCTGCTGGTGGTCGGCTGGCTCGCGGGCGAAGTCCGCAGCGCCGTCGCCAAGCAGTTGGAAGGCGCGGGCGCGGATGCGAGCGCCTCCGTGCAGCTCAACGAGGAGATGCGCAAGGGCGTGCTGGGATTCCTCACCAGCAACGACTCCGCGATGATCGAGGCCCTGGCGCAGGTGCCGCTGGAGGTGTTGATCGTCTTCAAGATCACCCTCTTCTTCCTGCCCGCGTACATCGCGCTGATGGGCTTCGATCAGATCAGCGGTGAAGTGGGCCCACGCTCCATGCGCTACCTCACGGTGCGCGCGCGACGCTCGTCGGTGCTGCTGGGCAAGTTCCTGACGCAGGCGACGCTGCTGCTCGGCCTGGTGCTCATCATCGACCTGGCCATCTTCATCTACGCCCGCGTGGCCAACCCGGACTTCAGCTTCCCCGCCGTGGCGCTCAACCTGCTGAAGTTCTGGCTGGCGGCCATCGTCTTCTCGCTGGCCTACGTGGCCCTCACGACGCTGTGCTCCAGCCTGTTCCGCTCGCCAGCGGTGAGCCTGGTCTTCAACTTCATCCTGCTGTTCGTCTTCTGGCTGATGGACACCATCGGCCGGGCCTCGGGTGACACGGGCAACCTGCGCTTCCTGCGCTACCTGTCCCCGTCGTACTACGCCGGCGACCTGCTGCATCCGGGCCTGGCGCAGTTCGGCGCGAGCGGAGCCGCCTACGCGGTCTTCGCGTTCGTCTTCCTGATGGCGGCCTACGGCATCCTGCGCGCGAGGGACCTGTGAGCGACGTGGCCATTGAACTGTTCGGCGTCTCCAAGCGCTTCGGCCCCAAGGTCGCCGTCAACGGCGTCAGCTTCTCCGTGCCCAAGGGCGCGGTGTACGGGCTCATCGGCCCCAACGGCGCCGGCAAGACGACCACCTTCTCCATGATGTGCGGCTACCTCTACCCGTCCGAGGGCTCGCTCAAGGTCATGGATGTGGACCCCACCACCCCGGGCGCCCTCAAGGGCCGCCTGGGCGCGCTGCCGCAGGACGCGGTGCTGCCGCCCGGCTGGGAAGTGGGCGCGCTGCTGACGTACTGGGCGCGGCTGTCCGCCCTGGCCGAGCCGGAGCGTGAGGCGCGCGAGGCCCTGGACAAGGTGGGCCTCATGGAGGCCTGGAACGTCCAGACGCAGGCGCTCAGCCACGGCATGGCCAAGCGCGCCGCCATGGCCCAGGCCCTCATGGGCAGCCCGCCGTTGGTGCTGCTGGACGAGCCCACCGCCGGGTTGGATCCGCGCGTCGCCGCCCAGGTGCGCCAGGTCATCCGCGACATGAAGGGCCGGCAGACGGTGGTGGTCTCCAGCCACAACCTCCAGGAGCTGGAGGAGCTGTGTGACGCGGCCGCCATCCTCGACAAGGGCACGCTCGCCCAGGCGGGGAGCATGAATGAGCTCACCGGCCAGGGCGCCGAGTTCCGCGTCCAGATTGCTCGCGGCAGCGTCATCATCCCGGAGCTCACGGTGATGCCCCACGTCACGGACGCGCGCATGGAGAGCGACACCGTGCTGCGCGTGCGCTTCAGCGGCGGCGTGGCGCCCGAAGAGGTCATCAGCCAGGTGGTGCGTCACCTGCTGCAGCACGACGTGCTCATCCTGGGCGTCAGCCGCGGCCAGCGCCTGGAAGATCGCGTCCTGCAGATGCTCTGAAGCAAGGCGTGGGCTGGCGGCAGGCGGCTCAACCCGCCTTGCGCACCCAGCCCACGTAGAGGCGCTCCCGGCGCTCCATGCGGACCAGTGGATTCCCCGTAGCCTCGCACCATGCGGGAAGGTCCGCCTCCAACCCGCGATCCGTGGAGACGAGCTCCACGAGCGTCCCTGGCGCCAGGGCTCTCATGGCCTTGGCGAGCTCCAGGATGGGCATGGGGCACAAGGCCCCTCGAGTGTCGATGCGCACGGCGGCGTCCATGATCGGGACTCTGACGGAATTTTTCCGAAGTCTCCCGAGTTTTGGGGCCCCTGAGGGGGCGCGGCTCCCTGGAAGGCCAGAGCGGCTTGCTTGCGCGTCTGGAATTCCCTCTGTTAAGACCGCCGCCCTCTGCCCTCGTTGAAAACCCGCTCGGGCCCACAATGCCGGCCCCATGGCGAAGGAGCAAGACCCACTCATGAAGCCCAATGTCATCGTGGCCCTGCTGGTCGGCCTGGTGCTCGGGTTCGTTGGCGGCCGCGTCACCACTGGCCCGTCCACGAAGTCCGAAGTCGCCAAGGCCGCACCGAACTCTCCCGCCGCCCCGGCGCCGGGTGGACGCCGTCCGGTGGATCCCACCGTGTTCAAGGTGCCCATCGAGAACTCGCCGACCCACGGCAGCGCCGACGCGCTCGTCACCGTGGTGGAGTTCTCCGACTACGAGTGCCCCTTCTGCAGCCGGGCGAACGTCACCATCGAGAAGCTCCAGGAGCAGTACGGCAAGAAGCTCCGCGTGGTGATGAAGCAGAACCCCCTCTCCTTCCACCCGCGCGCCAAGCCCGCGGCCATCGCCGCGATGGCGGCTGGCGAGCAGGGCAAGTACTGGGAGTACCACGCCAAGCTCTTCGCCAATCAGAAGAAGCTGGATGACGCGTCCCTGGAGCAGTACGCCAAGGAGCTGGGCCTGAACCTGGACAAGTGGAAGGCCGAGCTGAACAACCCCAAGTTCCAGGACATCATCACCCGCGACCAGGCCCTGGCCGGCCAGCTGGGCGCCAGCGGTACCCCGGCCTTCTTCATCAACGGCCGCTTCCTGTCGGGCGCGCAGCCCATCGCCAACTTCCAGGCCCTCATCGACGAGGAGCTGGTCAAGGCGGAGAACCTGGTGAAGAGCGGCGTGCCCGCCTCGCAGGTGTACGCGAAGATCATCGAGAAGGGCTCCGAGCGTGCCGCGCCCAAGGCGCAGCCGCAGCAGCCCGCCGCCGCGGTCCGCAAGGTGGAGATCCCCTCGGACTCGCCCTCCTTCGGCCCGGCCACCGCCAAGGTGACCATCGTCGAGTGGTCTGACTTCGAGTGCCCCTTCTGCAGCCGCGTGGGCCCCACCCTGTCGAAGATCAAGGAGAGCTACGCCAAGGACGTGCGCGTGGTGTTCCGTCACCAGCCGCTGCCCTTCCACCCGAACGCGAAGCTGGCCGCCGAGGCCTCGCACGCCGCGCACGAGCAGGGCAAGTTCTGGGAGTACCACGACAAGCTCTTCGCCAATCAGAAGGCCATGGATCGCGCCTCGCTGGAGAAGTACGCGCAGGAGCTGGGCCTGAACCTCGCCAAGTTCAAGGCCGCCCTGGATTCGGGCAAGTTCAAGGCGAAGGTCGAGGCCGACATGGCCGCCGGCAACGCCCTGGGCGCCAACGGCACCCCGACCTTCTTCATCAACGGCCGTGAGTTCGTCGGCGCGCAGCCCTTCGAGGCCTTCAAGCGCGTCATCGACGAGGAGATTGGCAAGGCGGACAAGCTGCTCGCCGCCGGCACCAAGCCCGAGGAGCTCTACGCCAAGCTGAACGCGGAGAACGTCGCCAACGCCCCGACGGCGCCCGCCGCGGCCCCTGGCGCTCCGGCCGAGCCCCCGGTCCAGAAGGTGGACGTGGGCAACGCCCCGGTGAAGGGCGACAAGAACGCGCCCGTCACCATCGTCGCCTTCTCCGACTTCGAGTGCCCCTTCTGCAGCCGCGTGGTGCCCACGCTGAAGCAGTTGGAGGACCAGTACGGAGGGAAGATCAAGGTCGCCTTCAAGAACCAGCCGCTGCCCTTCCACGCCAACGCCAAGCTGGCCGCCGCCGCCGCGCTGGCCGCGCACGAGCAGGGCAAGTTCTGGGAGTACCACGACAAGCTCTTCGCCAATCAGCGCGCGCTGGACCGCGCCTCGCTGGAGAAGTACGCGCAGGAGCTGGGCCTGAACGTGGACAAGTTCAAGGCCGCGCTGGACCAGGGCAAGTTCAACGCGCAGATCGAGGCCGACATGGCGCAGGCCAGCCAGCTGGGCGCCAACGGCACCCCGACGTTCTTCATCAATGGCCGCACGCTCGTGGGCGCCGTGCCCGTGGACGCGTTCAAGCGCGTCATCGACGAGGAGCTGAAGAAGCTCGGCGGCGCGGTGGCCGACTCGAAGTAGTTCCCGCCGGGGCCCGGGTGCCCTGACGCGACAAAGGCCGTCGGACTC
Above is a window of Myxococcus virescens DNA encoding:
- a CDS encoding caspase family protein — protein: MTRSLLFSLLLVPALAAAAPSASAPQASVRRFALLVGVNDGGEGRARLRYAVTDARSFGDVLEELGGVQPKDKLLLMEGDRAALEAALVRFKAMLAAATTPGTRIEALVYYSGHSDEQGLLLQKDRFGYRELRKALESLPADVRIAILDSCASGTLARQKGGVRRPAFMVDASSAVRGHAILTSSSEDEVSQESDRIGGSFFTHNLVSGLRGAADVSGDGRVTLHEAYQFAFHETLARTEETRAGAQHPAYDIELAGTGDLVMTDLRSTAAVLVLGDLVDGRLYVRDSQGRLVVELKKYAGRTTELGLQKGRYSVMRKVLDQTSQAEFELGEGGRTVLAASAFRAVQGELTAMRGGGPLPASLSSGAGAGVADVAAAGSGHRSRFFNVGLFPGLQTNDLMNAGEPVDNHLSVSMGVSRMARLDGVAMALGANVATDKVDGLQLALGANVVRGDMSGTQLAVGGNWAHGKAEGIQAAIGLNVARSSGSLGQLAVGANVSGTSLVGAQLAVGGNWTAGNVDGVQGAVAFNHARDRVTGLQVAVGLNWAAEARGAQLSLVNVGGDVKGAQVGIVNVAGRMSGLQLGLVNVSRELESGVPVGLVSIARNGQFHVEAFGNDFNYANTAIKVGSRYLYTTLVLGMGTMEGARGPSHWSLGLGLGAHIPISERFFLDVDAVTNTLYGWNLSFEGDRRLHQLRLVAGVQVARNLAIIGGPTLNVLHDSNGEPVSNLSRLSNLDAGGVLLWPGVQVGLRI
- a CDS encoding ActD protein; amino-acid sequence: MAPGTPDWLLERIILRELPPEALSAARARLEREPGGAARLARLEADSRQTLARHPPAEVAAEVARRERESQGRTETVRRGNSQGWHGLSLSVPVAASLALLFMSAPEEQPEPSNSPVPLIVMLDTVRIKGGPRLRVHRQGAGEPELLGEQARARSGDVLQLSYVSGGSRHGVVVSVDGRGAVTLHHPSTLSGSTELGPGEAVPLTHAYELDDAPDFERFLFVTSDAPLEVASVLEAARALARRPTDARTLPLPLPDTLGQTSFTLEKVR
- a CDS encoding GNAT family N-acetyltransferase, with the protein product MMPPLVLLGSGYTLTRLAVAEARAGRDVLAATRDAARRAELERAGARVTDLEDALTRTAGAHVVVSVPPDAGLDTRIASALADQVPARLVYLSSTGVYGRARGHVDEETPVELSTPSSRERIEAESRYLPLGAMVMRIAGIYGPGRGIHTRLLSGSLRLPEGGGGRISRIYVDDLVESIRVVLTRGEPGALYCVADDRSAPTEEPVAWLSQRLGVPMPPRIPLEQLNETVRGDRDISNARLKSLGWAPRYPDFISGYTALLKAEGHGAGPTQLVIRRLVAEDAEAFKALRLRGLRDNPESFAASVEEEAALSLETVRGWLVGASQCVLGAFDGGQLVGALGLKRESRARLAHKAVVWGMYVAPEVRSRGVGRRLLTSLIDEARKMGGLKCLLLAVSVGNAPAHALYRSLGFRTYGVEPNALKVGETFLDEELMVLTL
- a CDS encoding sigma-54-dependent transcriptional regulator; its protein translation is MDRIAVLVVDDEEAVRTFLSELLGSAGYQVRCAASGTQALEMLSGGSFDAVLLDVVMPEMSGLEVLRRYQSMGGGAPVIVLSALAGADDAVRAMKMGASDYLAKPFGNDELQDALARALGTRAPERQAVAPILPSRTVIPVVDSAQEQRVLISTSPAMRRARALVERIADTDVPVLLLGESGTGKEVIAREIHARSQRRNRPFIKVNCAALPGELLESELFGHERGAFTGATAEKPGKFELADQGTIFLDEIGEMAIRLQAKLLQVLQDEEFFRVGGKKSVRVDSRVVVATNRDLEKEIALGNFREDLFYRLNVVAIRLPALRERREDVVPLTDHFLKKYGRGYLSGVSELPTEVLHAFADYDWPGNVRELENMVRRLCVLKDPTLVLDELRAAVRAPASAPSLPTSYAGDDGGPFGRAHDEGFRTPPPAVQVLEMPSRGAAFGLASVAPLAPPAHAPMVMESANAVVPAPRYVNPFDVPQPPPPPAPTGELSLKDIGKRAAMLAEREAILAMLQRTAWNKRRAATKLRISYKALLYKIKECGIIDPRASAEL